One window of Cardiocondyla obscurior isolate alpha-2009 linkage group LG20, Cobs3.1, whole genome shotgun sequence genomic DNA carries:
- the LOC139110462 gene encoding uncharacterized protein, with protein sequence MSQEDLHLSEEEMLLDLNINDTPPRSSISVQSLAAQLKNQEKIIEQLAENQKKMMDIMQSQQPQQQQQQQLQQQQSEQQKSEEAAGSDQPPLREEDTDVEKAAPDGTKEIGEEEEEEEDEKEEEEKEHKCGYCGWIFRFSTNFLEHDCFKHYIEGEDKIFVDENYVVTLYGAKATESPANDSLDELLIGAVKTRKALYDFRLPAATRTNLRKNSLWKEVSNLLGGALNPEEAKARWKYLRDNYLKARKKMKSYIPSGSDSAAVNVKKTKFRFYDMMAFLSDVLETRQTVSSLSDLTNVNYETPHEENADLFQSRITIQESFQELMLSPTIQEISTSSSSSQNINETSKIPVKNTKRFRRAEPNDDEPEWPSRESKTIIVLYTFYTNNYVSKNKSEGQLEAALLKALEVLPPAQTIDPPNTFLLHLGEMMQKLPLLERMRVEIDIFKLVADKLESCSNY encoded by the exons ATGTCgc aagaaGATTTACACTTAAGCGAGGAGGAAATGTTGCTAGATCTGAACATTAATGACACGCCGCCGCGCTCCTCGATATCAGTTCAATCGCTGGCTGCTCAATTGAAAAAccaagaaaaaattattgagcAGCTGGCGGAGAACCAAAAAAAGATGATGGACATTATGCAAAGTCAACAAccacagcagcaacaacagcaacaaTTGCAGCAGCAGCAGTCAGAGCAGCAAAAATCGGAAGAAGCTGCTGGCAGTGACCAACCCCCACTGAGGG AAGAGGACACGGACGTGGAAAAAGCCGCGCCGGATGGTACGAAAGAAATTggggaagaggaggaagaggaggaagacgaaaaggaggaagaagagaaagag CATAAATGTGGATATTGTGGATGGATTTTTCGGTTTTCTACTAATTTTCTTGAGCATGATTGTTTTAAACATTACATTGAAGGTGAAGACAAAATCTTTGTTGATGAGAACTATGTTGTAACATTAT atGGAGCAAAGGCCACAGAAAGCCCGGCAAATGATAGTTTGGATGAACTTTTAATTGGTGCAGTGAAGACTAGAAAAGCGCTGTACGATTTTAGATTACCTGCAGCAACCAGAactaatttacgaaaaaacTCTTTATGGAAAGAAGTTTCTAATCTTTTAGGAG gAGCTCTTAATCCCGAAGAAGCAAAAGCTCGTTGGAAATATTTGAGGGACAATTATCTGAAAGCACGCAAAAAGATGAAAAGCTACATTCCTAGTGGGTCAGACTCTGCAGCtgttaacgtaaaaaaaacgaaatttagattttatgaTATGATGGCGTTTTTAAGCGATGTTTTGGAAACACGGCA GACTGTGAGTTCATTGTCAGATTTGACAAACGTGAATTATGAAACGCCACATGAAGAAAATGCAGATCTTTTTCAATCACGTATTACGATTCAGGAATCATTTCAGGAATTAATGTTAAGTCCAACTATTCAAGAAATTTCCACAAGCAGCAGTTCTTCACAAAATATCAATGAGACATCTAAAATACCAGTTAAAAATACAA AACGATTCCGCCGAGCCGAGCCAAATGATGATGAACCCGAATGGCCGAGCCGAGAATCGAAAA cgatcattgtattatatacattttatacaaataattatgtttcaaaaaataaaagtgaagGGCAGTTAGAAGCAGCTCTTTTAAAAGCCCTGGAAGTGCTACCACCTGCACAGACCATTGATCCGCCAAACACTTTCTTGTTACATTTGGGAGAGATGATGCAGAAGTTGCCTCTTCTCGAGAGAATGCGGGtagaaatagatatttttaaattggttGCGGATAAATTAGAAAGTTGCAGTAACTACTAG
- the LOC139110386 gene encoding putative nuclease HARBI1 — protein sequence MDSVISSTILFLIWKRLRMCRKKICYKQVDRRQLIILITLWKLLKKNKKHSRRTWVRPIFTARQRFLQGSSDNLVKEMTFNDPEMFYNYCRMYPETFELLLSIVGPHIEKQYCIRDPISSRTRLLICLRYLASGDSMTSISYSFRVAVCTVSKIISETCEELWNTLQKLVFPDVKEENWLKIANNFAIKWNFPHCIGAIDGKHVQIQSPPHSGSTFYNYKGHHSINLLAVCDADYCFTLVDIGAEGRQSDGGIFSNSIFGQRFENKDLNLPEPKSIEISGPAIPFVLVADEAFALTNYMMRPYPRSKHLNRQKKVFNYRLSRARRVIESAFGILAAKWRIYRRAIIASVSTAEKIIQATVCLHNFIILNENKLSNHYRRYTHVTTEDQIVNGALQENTRPFVLRNKDNSAYQIRNYFATYFENAGALPWQWEKVLQNDF from the exons ATGGATTCAGTAATATCCAgcacgatattatttttaatatggaaACGATTGAGAATGTGcagaaagaaaatatgttataaacaAGTTGACAGacgtcaattaataattttaataacattatggaagttattaaaaaaaaataaaaaacattctCGCAGAACATGGGTACGCCCAATTTTTACAGCGAGACAAAGATTTTTACAAGGTTCCAGCGATAATCTGGTCAAAGAAATGACATTTAATGATCCTGAAATGTTCTACAATTATTGTAGAATGTATCCAGAAACCTTTGAGCTATTACTTAGTATTGTTGGACCACACATagaaaaacaatattgtatTCGAGATCCAATATCAAGTCGTACTAGGCTTCTAATATGCCTACGTTACCTAGCATCTGGTGATAGTATGACTTCGATATCTTATTCTTTTCGAGTCGCAGTATGCACagtatcaaaaattatttcggagACGTGCGAAGAATTGTGGAACACTTTACAGAAATTAGTTTTTCCTgatgtaaaagaagaaaactggctgaaaattgcaaataattttgcaataaagtGGAATTTTCCACACTGTATAGGTGCGATAGACGGGAAACACGTACAAATTCAG tcaCCTCCCCACAGTGGCTCAACTTTTTACAACTACAAAGGACATCAcagcattaatttattagcggTTTGTGATGCTGATTATTGTTTTACACTAGTAGATATCGGTGCAGAAGGACGACAGAGCGATGGCGGAATCTTTTCAAATTCAATTTTCGGTCAGCGATTTGAAAACAAAGATCTCAATTTACCAGAGCCGAAATCAATTGAAATATCTGGTCCAGCAATACCATTTGTACTAGTTGCGGATGAAGCATTTGCTCTAACAAATTATATGATGCGGCCATATCCACGAAGCAAACATTTAAACCGTCAAAAAAAG gtATTCAACTATCGTCTCAGTCGAGCACGGAGAGTAATTGAAAGTGCGTTCGGTATATTGGCAGCGAAATGGCGAATCTATCGTCGAGCCATAATAGCATCCGTCTCCACAGcagagaaaattattcaggCAACTGTTTGCTTacataactttattattttaaacgaaaacAAATTGTCAAATCACTACAGACGTTATACGCATGTTACTACTGAGGATCAAATTGTAAATGGCGCTTTGCAAGAGAACACTCGTCCATTTGTTTTAAGGAACAAAGATAATTCTGCTTATCAAATCCGAAATTACTTTGCTACATATTTTGAGAACGCAGGAGCATTGCCCTGGCAATGGGAAAAAGTATTGCAAAATGACTTTTAA